One part of the Papaver somniferum cultivar HN1 unplaced genomic scaffold, ASM357369v1 unplaced-scaffold_123, whole genome shotgun sequence genome encodes these proteins:
- the LOC113331011 gene encoding uncharacterized protein LOC113331011, which produces MGNILGRSVKVDEITINRVVGYYACVLVEIDISKSIPSTIWVNSKYGKFEQSIQIPNKPKYCSHCKALGHFLFECRSKRKENAQAPSADGFVSKPKKQWKPRKIQTQQKGFDICGNDSLPELHCAKILVNNVSASSQQNISSGRFHVLQNNTVEYNGEFPPLRGMESRKFIGESSGIIKEIQCSDCSPQATVTASQINHPIINEDSSDSSSEDGEIKEVSSSDLFLSSTLASLVIILRNDIVSPKMITKKIITEKKKPPAKPIKPAPITRKASKESQKVLSAKGISPQKLSQ; this is translated from the coding sequence ATGGGTAATATTCTTGGAAGATCAGTTAAAGTAGATGAAATTACTATAAACAGAGTTGTGGGTTACTATGCTTGTGTACTTGTTGAAATTGATATTTCTAAATCAATTCCTAGTACTATTTGGGTAAATTCTAAATATGGGAAATTTGAACAATCTATTCAAATTCCTAATAAACCCAAATATTGTAGTCATTGCAAGGCTCTAGGCCATTTTCTTTTTGAGTGTAGATCTAAAAGAAAGGAAAATGCTCAAGCTCCTTCTGCTGATGGGTTTGTATCCAAACCAAAAAAACAATGGAAGCCAAGAAAGATACAAACACAGCAAAAGGGTTTTGATATATGTGGTAATGATTCACTTCCTGAACTTCATTGTGCCAAAATTTTAGTCAACAATGTTTCTGCAAGCTCACAACAAAATATCTCTTCTGGAAGATTCCACGTACTGCAAAACAATACTGTTGAATACAATGGTGAATTTCCTCCTCTGCGTGGTATGGAGTCTCGAAAATTTATTGGTGAATCTAGTGGAATAATTAAAGAGATTCAATGTTCTGACTGCTCTCCTCAAGCAACAGTTACTGCATCTCAAATTAATCATCCTATTATCAATGAAGATTCTAGTGACTCAAGTTCTGAAGATGGTGAAATTAAAGAGGTTAGTTCTTCAGATTTATTTCTTAGCAGTACACTTGCTTCTCTTGTCATTATTTTAAGGAATGACATTGTTAGCCCTAAAATGATTACAAAGAAGATCATTactgaaaagaaaaaacctcCTGCAAAGCCTATTAAACCTGCTCCTATTACTAGAAAAGCTAGTAAAGAAAGTCAAAAAGTTTTGTCTGCTAAGGGGATTTCTCCCCAAAAACTTTCTCAATGA